In Sebaldella termitidis ATCC 33386, one DNA window encodes the following:
- a CDS encoding RNA-splicing ligase RtcB produces MSLKIFADLIDEQTKNQIISIHEQEHYKDQKIRIMPDCHLGKGSCIGFTQEMTSSLVNPAFVGVDIGCGVTMMIFKSDKNIDLNYLDKTIKNNIPSGINRNKNSLRYEKYVSQDFDKKLKKLCDTITVINYEDVKNSLCSLGGGNHFIEMGYKPKNGEHYYYLTVHSGSRNFGLKVAEHYIKESREKNKELEEFNLELREKVEKLKAENRHAEIEDFIKNERKSYFPQNIELIDGNDGYFRDLDIAQNFAYYNRIAMLGEIYELLERDYILEKQDIINSTHNYIDFSGKNPVLRKGAISAKKDELIIIPFNMRDGIILGKGKGNEDWNCSAPHGAGRVLSRTKANEQLKDSNVNEIMSGVYTTTAQYCIDELPAAYKPVNAILPVIAPSLEVLDTIKPIYNFKAK; encoded by the coding sequence ATGAGTTTAAAAATATTTGCAGACTTAATTGATGAACAAACAAAAAACCAAATCATAAGCATTCATGAACAGGAGCACTATAAAGACCAGAAAATCAGAATTATGCCTGACTGTCATTTAGGAAAGGGATCATGTATAGGATTTACGCAGGAAATGACTTCTTCTCTTGTTAATCCTGCATTTGTCGGAGTAGATATAGGCTGCGGCGTTACTATGATGATTTTTAAGTCTGATAAAAACATTGATCTTAATTATCTTGATAAAACTATAAAAAATAATATTCCGTCAGGAATCAACAGAAATAAAAACTCATTAAGATATGAAAAATATGTATCTCAGGATTTTGATAAAAAATTAAAAAAATTATGTGATACTATTACTGTTATTAACTACGAAGATGTAAAAAACAGCCTTTGTTCATTGGGCGGAGGCAACCACTTTATAGAAATGGGGTATAAGCCAAAAAACGGCGAGCATTATTATTATCTTACAGTACACAGCGGAAGCAGAAATTTCGGATTGAAAGTTGCCGAACATTATATTAAAGAATCCAGAGAAAAAAACAAGGAATTGGAAGAATTTAATCTGGAATTACGTGAAAAAGTAGAAAAATTAAAAGCTGAAAACAGACATGCCGAAATAGAAGACTTCATCAAAAATGAAAGAAAGTCTTATTTCCCCCAAAATATAGAATTAATTGACGGAAATGACGGTTATTTCAGAGATCTTGACATAGCCCAGAATTTCGCATACTATAACAGAATTGCTATGCTTGGTGAAATTTACGAGCTTCTTGAAAGAGATTATATCCTTGAAAAACAAGATATTATAAACAGTACACATAACTATATAGATTTTTCCGGTAAAAATCCTGTTTTAAGAAAGGGAGCAATATCTGCCAAAAAAGATGAGCTTATAATCATACCGTTTAACATGAGAGACGGAATAATTCTCGGAAAAGGAAAAGGCAATGAGGACTGGAACTGCTCTGCTCCCCACGGTGCAGGCCGTGTTTTATCGAGAACAAAGGCAAACGAACAGCTGAAGGACAGCAATGTAAACGAAATAATGTCAGGTGTATACACTACTACTGCACAGTATTGCATTGATGAGCTTCCTGCTGCTTATAAGCCTGTAAATGCTATATTGCCTGTTATTGCACCTTCTCTTGAAGTCCTTGACACCATAAAACCAATTTATAATTTTAAGGCAAAATAA
- a CDS encoding DUF4431 domain-containing protein — protein sequence MKKVILSLLVLLSVISVSERAVYYYGVNDTVILGKLVREKIKNPAGYNRNAVIYPYFIVFENPVDVKKTSDTEIRNRYEIFDPVYNVSRIQLNFDSAKIEPDQLTGKTVRVTGFLLHSNSRYHYTEIILDVDKIEAVAE from the coding sequence ATGAAAAAAGTTATTTTGTCGTTATTAGTATTATTATCAGTTATTTCAGTTTCAGAGAGAGCAGTTTATTATTATGGAGTAAATGATACTGTTATTCTGGGAAAGCTTGTCAGGGAAAAAATAAAAAATCCTGCGGGATATAACAGAAATGCAGTTATTTATCCTTATTTTATAGTTTTTGAAAATCCTGTAGATGTGAAAAAAACATCAGATACAGAGATAAGAAACAGATATGAAATATTTGATCCTGTATATAATGTTTCGCGGATTCAGCTGAACTTTGATTCCGCAAAAATAGAACCAGATCAATTAACAGGGAAAACAGTGAGGGTTACCGGTTTTCTTCTTCATTCCAATTCCAGATATCATTATACAGAAATAATATTGGATGTGGATAAAATAGAGGCAGTGGCAGAATAA